The genomic stretch GAGCGGCAGAACCAATTTCATGGGTATCGGCAAAAATGGTGACGCGCGGCCCCAGAAAAACATTATTTCCCAGAGTCGTATGCGCGCCCACCAAAGTTTCTTTATTGACAAAACAATTCGTGCCCATTACGACCTTAGGCATAATAGTGGAACTAGGATCGCAATATGTTCCGGTACCAAAAACAATGCCATTTTTGGTGAGTTCACGTCGTTTTTGCGCATTCGTGCGTTCTCGCCGCATAAGATGCAGGCGGTATTTCAAATCTTTGAGTTTCTGAATCATGAGAATTCGTGTGAGTGAGTGTGACCTATGCGGCTATACCACCGTGGCAAGCCTGTCTGAAGATATTGTAGCCTACCTGCAGGCGGCGGTCAGCGGAGTGTTTTTTGGTAGGGAGTAACGCGAGAGTGTTTTCTTTATACGGGATCAGTTTATGGCACCCGCATGAAGAAAACACTCCTGGAATTTATGATGCACTGAGTATTGCCTCCGTGTCTCTCAATAGTCTGTGATATAAAACCCACTCCGTCATGGTGATTACCAAGTATCCCGGACGATACCTAAAACGTATATACTAAGTGGTATATCGCGCGGTGTGATGACGCACATTTTGCATAGTTCAGGTCAAAATTACGCGCGACCTATTCCCGCTCGAACTCGCACGAAATGAATACCCCATGCCCCACGACGTAGATATTATCGTAGGCGTTCCCGAAGGCGCCGGGTGGGCGCCCATCCATGAGATGGCGCGCCTGATGGCATCGTACTTGGACGCGCGCATCGTCACCCCTGACCCGAGCGCATCGCTTACACCCGCTACCAAAATTTTGGGGCGCCTGCCGCGTATTCCCGGCGGAGGACGTACCGCCCTTGTTATCGCCAGTGACCCCGGACAGCTTTACGCTATCGCGCAGCCGCGCCTCGCTGCACGACGCTATGCTGGGGTTTACGGGTGGGTTATCGATAGTTTCTGGGATGACCGCATTCCCGCCATCGCCACCAACGGAACCTATAACACCGTTTTTGTGGCGGACCGCGACGACGTGCACGATTGGCGCAGTGCCGGGGTCAAAAATGTGCGGGTGCTTCCCTGGGGTGCAGACGTGTGGAGTAAATTCGATGAGCATCTGGAGCATCCGAAAACCACCGATGTACTTCGTGTGGGGCGCCAACCCCCCGCCTATGACGACGATGAACACACTGCAGAACTTGCCCGGCAAGCTGGAATAACCTTCGCTGGGCGGCCGCCGTTCGGCGTAACCGATCGTGAATCCGTCGAGTCTTTGCAGAGAGCACTCGCGGACGCCAAGTTTGTACTGGCTTTTAGTACTTTGGTGAGCCCCGCATCGTACACGCACCCAAACAAGGAGTACATTACCGGGCGCTGGACGGACGCGCTCGCCCACGGGGTGACCGTGGTGGGGCAGGTGCCTAAAACCGAAAGTACGCGCGAGATACTGTGGGATGGAGCGACCGTCGATATTGACCCGCAGGATGCTCGCGCCGGGCTGAATGCGGTGGCGCAGCTTGTGAGCGAATGGACACCTGAGCAGAGTCGAAACCAGGTGCGTATGGCGCTGCAAAGACTGGATTGGCGGCACCGTTTCACCGAGCTATTTCAGGCTGCGGGTTTGCGCAGCCCCCGGCTGGATGCGGACCTAAAGGCTATGGCTGCGGAACTTGCGGATGCTTCCCCGAGTTTATAAAAAGAGCCTTGATAGTGAATGCAACGTTGAGGAACCCGTTTGATTCGCTATCAAGACTCTTTTAGCAGGGGAGCGGGCTATCCGAGGAGTTCCGAGAGTTCCAGCCAGCGCATCTCTAGCTCGTCGATCTCATCCTGAAGCGCCTGCTGTTTTTGCCCCAGGTCGGCAAGCCCGGCGTAATCGGCGGGGTCGTGTATGCTCATCTGCTCGGAGAGCTTGCTCTGTTCCTCGCCCAATTTTCCGAGGCGACGCTCAATCGCGGCGGATTCCTTCTGTGCCGCGCGTGCCTGTGCCCCCGATACTTTCGGCGTGCTCTTAGGGCCAGAGTCCGTTGGTTCAGCTTGGCCACCAGAAACCGAAGAATCGTTCTTTTTCGTTGGGGCGGATGCACCGCCCGTAACACCAGCGGCAGAACCGCCCCGACCCGCTGCGGAAAGTGCCAAATATTCGTCCACCCCACCGGGCAGATGCCGGAAGGAACCGTCAATCACCGCATACTGCTGATCGGTCACACGCTCCATGAGGTAACGGTCGTGAGAAACTACCAGCAGAGTACCGGGCCAGGTATCGAGCAGATCCTCCATCGCCGCCAGCATATCGGTATCCAGGTCGTTTGAAGGCTCGTCCAGAATCAGTACATTCGGCTCGTCCAAGAGAATGAGCATGAGCTGTAGTCGTCGTTTCTGCCCACCCGAAAGATCTTTCACCGGGGTAGAAAGCTGTGCGCTCGTAAAACCTAGTCGTTCCAACATCTGCGAGGGCGACATCTCTTTGCCGTCGGCTATATAGCTGCGCTTCTTGCGACCGATCACATCAGATACGCGGTCGTTCTCAACCTCTTTCAGCTCATCCAGCTGCTGGGTGAGGGTGGCAACCTTGACGGTCTTACCACGTTTCACGCGCCCCTCGGTTGGTTCCAGAGAACCGGTGACCAAGGCAAGCAGGGTAGATTTTCCGGCACCGTTCACGCCCAAAATACCGGTGCGCTCACCCGGCGCAATCCTCCAAGTTACGCGACGCAGCACCTCACGTTTGCCGTCGGGCAGCGAAGAATCCTCAAAGGTGACCGAGACGTTCTCAAGATCCACCACGTCCTTACCCAAACGGGAAACCGCCATCTGCTTGAGTTCCACGGTATTACGTACCGGCGGCACATCGGCAATCAGCGCATTCGCCGCATCAATACGGAACTTCGGCTTCGAGGTGCGCGCCGGGGCACCGCGACGCAGCCACGCCAGCTCTTTGCGCATCAGGTTCTGGCGCTTTGCCTCCGCGGCGGCCGCCTGCCGATCGCGCTCCACACGCTGCAGAACGTAAGCCGCATACCCGCCTTCAAAAGGTTCCACGATATTATCGTGAACCTCCCAGGTGTCGGTACTGACTTCATCAAGAAACCAGCGGTCGTGAGTGACCACCAGCAGACCGCCCGCGTTCTTGCTCCAGCGGCTTTTCAGATGATGCGCAAGCCATGTAATCGCCTGCACGTCCAGGTGGTTAGTGGGCTCGTCCAGCATGAGCACATCCCATTCCTGTATCAGCAGAGCCGCCAGAGCCACGCGGCGACGCTGCCCACCCGAGAGTGAAGAAACCGGCGCATCCCAGGGCAGGTCAGACACCAAACCCGCAATAACATCACGAATACGCGGCTGCGAGGCCCACTCATACTCCGGAGTATCGCCCACCAGAGCATAACCGACCGTATGGGAAGCGTTGAGAACGTCGGACTGATCCAGATACCCGATGCGCGTGCCACCGCGCGCCGTCACGCGCCCGGAGTCCGGTTCAAGACGCCCCGCCAGAATCTTCATGAGTGTGGATTTACCGTCACCGTTGCGACCCACAATGCCGATGCGGTCGCCCTCATTAATGCCGACGGTCACCCCCTCGAAAATAGTGCGGGTAGGGAACTGAAGGTGCAGCGCTTCGCCGCCAAGTAAATGTGCCACATATCCAGGGTAACGCCTGACTCCCACACGCCTGGAAGCCTTCGTATAAATCCGGCGAAAACCACGCCGGTGAGAGATAAATCCCAGGGTATCTGAGGCACCACAGGCACCGCATGAACACAAAAATTAGGGCTTCCCAAGGGCACAGAGTGGCGTGTGTGAGAACGCTGCTATTTTTGCTACACTATGGAGTATCCGTTTCTTTGTCCGTCAATCCGACGGGTGTTCATGCGGATAATCCGCCATGGTGTAATGGCAGCACAGCGGCCTTTGAAGCCGTTTGTCTAGGTTCGAATCCTGGTGGCGGAGCGAATAGTTCGGGGGTAGACTTCCGGCTATATCCCACACCTAACAAGGAGACATCTAGGTGAACGCAGAAAATCGGAAGGCACCTTCGGCTGTTATTGTTTTGGCTGCGGGAGCTGGCACTCGTATGAAATCTGCTACCCCCAAAGTTATGCACGCGATAGGCGGCCGTTCCATGGTGGAACACGCCGTAGCTGCCGCCCGAGACCTAGACCCCCAGCGTCTAGCCGTTGTAGTGCGGCACCAGCGTGATAAGGTAGCCCAGCATATTCTTGACTTTGATGCCCAGGTCACTATTGTCGATCAGGACGATATTCCCGGCACCGGTCGAGCCGTCGAAGTCGGTCTTAATGCCCTCGATAATTCCGATCTCGTTGATGGTACCGTGTTGGTCACCTACGGCGACGTACCCCTGCTTCGCGCCGAAACTCTGCGCGAACTGATGGACTTCCACGAAGAGGGACGCAACGCCGTTACCGTGCTCACCACCAATATCGAAGAGCCCGGTGCCTACGGGCGCATCGTGCGCGACCAAGCGGGCGAAGTTACCGCCATTGTGGAGGCCAAAGACGCAACCCCCCAAGAGCTGGCGATTACCGAAATCAACTCGGGTATCTACGCTTTCGACGCCAAGGTTCTGCGCGAAGCCCTGCTAGAGGTCACGACCGACAACGCACAGGGCGAAAAATATATTACCGATGTGCTGGCTATAGCCCGCGATAAAGGGCACCGAACCGCCGCCCTCGCTATTGAGGATCGCTGGGAGGTTGAAGGCGCGAACGACCGCGTACAGCTCGCGCAGCTTGGGCGTAAACTCAACGAACGCATCCTGGAAAAACATATGCGTAACGGTGTAACTATCGTGGACCCCCACAACACCTGGATCGACGTAACCGTTACCCTTGAAAACGATACAACTCTGCTGCCCGGCGTGCAGCTGCACGGGACAACATCGGTCGCCACCGGTGCAACTATTGGTCCGGACACAACCCTGACCGATATGACTATCGAAACCGGCGCAACCGTCATTCGCAGCCACGGTTTCGGCGCGACCATCGGCGAAAACGCCACCGTGGGTCCCTTCTCATACCTGCGCCCCGGTACCGTTCTGGGCGCGAACTCAAAACTCGGTGCCTTCTGCGAAGCCAAGAACTCACAGATCGGCCAGGACGCCAAGGTACCCCACCTCACCTACGTAGGGGATGCCGAAATCGGCGAAGGCGCCAATATTGGTGCGGGATCCATCTTCGCTAACTACAACGGGGTTACTAAAAACCGAACCGTTATCGGCGCGCATACCCGCATGGGGTCGGGCGGCATCTACGTGGCACCTGTCACCGTTGGAGACGGCGCATATTCTGGTGCGGGAGCCCTGATCCGCAAGGATGTTCCGGCGGGCGCGCTCGCTATTTCTGAGACTTCCCAGCGCAATATTGATGACTGGGTTCTAAAAAATCGTGAAGGAACCGAGTCTGCACAGGCTGCTGAGGCCGCGCAGGAGTAGTTTTCACACACCGAGTTCACAAGGAAAGCGAACACAATCATGTCTAGCGAGATTACCAATCCTGGGATGCGTAAAATGGCAGTGGTGTCCGGGCGGGCGCATCCGGAACTAGCCGAAGAAATCGCTGCTGAACTGGGGCATGACCTGCTGCCGACCTCTGCGTATACCTTCGCCAACGGTGAGACCTATGTGCGCTTCGAGGAATCTG from Rothia dentocariosa ATCC 17931 encodes the following:
- a CDS encoding acyltransferase — its product is MIQKLKDLKYRLHLMRRERTNAQKRRELTKNGIVFGTGTYCDPSSTIMPKVVMGTNCFVNKETLVGAHTTLGNNVFLGPRVTIFADTHEIGSAAQRAGTNITRPVHIKNGTWVGQNAVITAGVTIGEGCVIAAGAVVVHDCAPHGVYAGVPARRIRDLDAEGSSYPVAEQVKGDRS
- a CDS encoding glycosyltransferase produces the protein MPHDVDIIVGVPEGAGWAPIHEMARLMASYLDARIVTPDPSASLTPATKILGRLPRIPGGGRTALVIASDPGQLYAIAQPRLAARRYAGVYGWVIDSFWDDRIPAIATNGTYNTVFVADRDDVHDWRSAGVKNVRVLPWGADVWSKFDEHLEHPKTTDVLRVGRQPPAYDDDEHTAELARQAGITFAGRPPFGVTDRESVESLQRALADAKFVLAFSTLVSPASYTHPNKEYITGRWTDALAHGVTVVGQVPKTESTREILWDGATVDIDPQDARAGLNAVAQLVSEWTPEQSRNQVRMALQRLDWRHRFTELFQAAGLRSPRLDADLKAMAAELADASPSL
- a CDS encoding ABC-F family ATP-binding cassette domain-containing protein, with the protein product MAHLLGGEALHLQFPTRTIFEGVTVGINEGDRIGIVGRNGDGKSTLMKILAGRLEPDSGRVTARGGTRIGYLDQSDVLNASHTVGYALVGDTPEYEWASQPRIRDVIAGLVSDLPWDAPVSSLSGGQRRRVALAALLIQEWDVLMLDEPTNHLDVQAITWLAHHLKSRWSKNAGGLLVVTHDRWFLDEVSTDTWEVHDNIVEPFEGGYAAYVLQRVERDRQAAAAEAKRQNLMRKELAWLRRGAPARTSKPKFRIDAANALIADVPPVRNTVELKQMAVSRLGKDVVDLENVSVTFEDSSLPDGKREVLRRVTWRIAPGERTGILGVNGAGKSTLLALVTGSLEPTEGRVKRGKTVKVATLTQQLDELKEVENDRVSDVIGRKKRSYIADGKEMSPSQMLERLGFTSAQLSTPVKDLSGGQKRRLQLMLILLDEPNVLILDEPSNDLDTDMLAAMEDLLDTWPGTLLVVSHDRYLMERVTDQQYAVIDGSFRHLPGGVDEYLALSAAGRGGSAAGVTGGASAPTKKNDSSVSGGQAEPTDSGPKSTPKVSGAQARAAQKESAAIERRLGKLGEEQSKLSEQMSIHDPADYAGLADLGQKQQALQDEIDELEMRWLELSELLG
- the glmU gene encoding bifunctional UDP-N-acetylglucosamine diphosphorylase/glucosamine-1-phosphate N-acetyltransferase GlmU codes for the protein MNAENRKAPSAVIVLAAGAGTRMKSATPKVMHAIGGRSMVEHAVAAARDLDPQRLAVVVRHQRDKVAQHILDFDAQVTIVDQDDIPGTGRAVEVGLNALDNSDLVDGTVLVTYGDVPLLRAETLRELMDFHEEGRNAVTVLTTNIEEPGAYGRIVRDQAGEVTAIVEAKDATPQELAITEINSGIYAFDAKVLREALLEVTTDNAQGEKYITDVLAIARDKGHRTAALAIEDRWEVEGANDRVQLAQLGRKLNERILEKHMRNGVTIVDPHNTWIDVTVTLENDTTLLPGVQLHGTTSVATGATIGPDTTLTDMTIETGATVIRSHGFGATIGENATVGPFSYLRPGTVLGANSKLGAFCEAKNSQIGQDAKVPHLTYVGDAEIGEGANIGAGSIFANYNGVTKNRTVIGAHTRMGSGGIYVAPVTVGDGAYSGAGALIRKDVPAGALAISETSQRNIDDWVLKNREGTESAQAAEAAQE